In Pyxidicoccus trucidator, a genomic segment contains:
- a CDS encoding DUSAM domain-containing protein — protein sequence MPERIDWDPIRALARRVLREGAPLVLNDEVRALLRRTAREVAISDADAEQALASDTGALELLRESSRRITDGSNRLMDALHRMYRHQKAGDFDSARQEMRDVLAVEVVPRYRETAQGQLEGMDDMP from the coding sequence ATGCCCGAGAGGATTGACTGGGACCCCATCCGGGCTTTGGCGCGCAGGGTATTGCGCGAAGGGGCGCCGCTCGTCCTCAACGATGAGGTGCGCGCGCTCCTCCGGCGCACGGCGCGAGAAGTGGCCATCAGTGATGCCGACGCGGAGCAAGCACTGGCATCGGACACAGGGGCGCTAGAACTCCTACGCGAAAGCTCGCGGCGCATCACTGACGGGTCCAACAGGCTGATGGACGCGCTACACAGGATGTACCGCCACCAGAAGGCTGGCGACTTCGACAGCGCGCGCCAAGAGATGCGCGATGTGCTGGCCGTCGAAGTGGTGCCCCGCTACCGGGAGACGGCGCAGGGGCAGCTAGAAGGCATGGACGACATGCCGTGA